In the Hordeum vulgare subsp. vulgare chromosome 7H, MorexV3_pseudomolecules_assembly, whole genome shotgun sequence genome, one interval contains:
- the LOC123407809 gene encoding DEAD-box ATP-dependent RNA helicase 52A-like, translating to MASSDDWIDDAAGGEWTTVTRSGRSGSHAGRSPNPKPAAPRSPKPAAPTVGQVGEGLAGLDVEGAARTGRLDKYDIPVEVSGDGAPAPADGFDGSGLAEAVLRNVARCGYDNPTPVQRYSIPIVLSGRDLMACAQTGSGKTAAFCLPVVSGLVAAEEGPGGGGGRGGRDAYDYDYGRAGRPRALVLAPTRELAAQINDEAKKFAHKTGLNVKVAYGGTSMGQQLRDIEKGVDILVATPGRLVDMIERGKISLEAIKYLIMDEADRMLDMGFEPQIRKIVDGMGMPRKSVRQTMLFSATFPPEIQRLASDFLSKYIFITVGRVGSSTDLITQQVEFVTHDEKRTYLIDLLQKQSFSSSDGKPQQPLTLVFVETKREADSLRYWLYNKGFPATAIHGDRTQEERESALRSFKSGLTPIMVATDVVARGLDVPNVAHVINYDLPKSIEDYVHRIGRTGRAGNAGSATAFFTESNHPIAKGLLELMTEAKQNVPTWLEDYAGKPCYGGSSFGGRGRRSNGDGGSSFGGRDYRGGGDYSGGGGRSYSGGGGDRYSGGGGGDRYSGGGGGDRYSGGGGRDRYSGGGGGDRFSGGGGGGRDRYSGGGGGDRYSGGGGGDRYSGCGGGDRYSGGGDRYSGGGGGDRYSGGGGGDRYSGGGGGGSGSYSGGGDRYSGGGGGDSNSGGGKSYSGGGGGGGGSGRYSSGGGSSRASDPPPRYYPSHPMGTSNISASGWE from the exons ATGGCGTCGTCCGACGACTGGATCGACGACGCGGCCGGCGGGGAGTGGACCACCGTCACCCGCTCCGGCCGGTCCGGCAGCCACGCCGGGCGCTCCCCCAACCCCAAGCCAGCCGCCCCCCGCTCCCCCAAGCCGGCCGCGCCGACGGTGGGCCAGGTCGGCGAGGGGCTGGCGGGGCTCGACGTCGAGGGCGCGGCCCGGACGGGGAGGCTGGACAAGTACGACATACCGGTGGAGGTGAGCGGGGACGGCGCGCCCGCGCCGGCCGACGGGTTCGACGGGTCCGGGCTCGCAGAGGCCGTGCTCCGGAACGTCGCGAGGTGCGGCTACGACAACCCCACGCCGGTGCAGCGCTACTCGATCCCGATAGTGCTGTCCGGGAGGGACCTCATGGCGTGCGCGCAGACGGGCTCAGGGAAGACGGCCGCGTTCTGCCTCCCGGTGGTGAGCGGGCTGGTGGCTGCAGAGGAAGGGCCAGGAGGCGGAGGGGGTCGCGGCGGCAGGGACGCGTACGACTACGACTACGGCCGCGCTGGGAGGCCACGCGCTCTCGTGCTCGCGCCCACCCGAGAGCTTGCAGCACAG ATTAATGACGAAGCAAAGAAGTTCGCTCACAAAACTGGACTCAATGTTAAGGTGGCCTATGGAGGCACTTCAATGGGTCAACAG CTACGTGATATAGAGAAAGGCGTCGATATTCTTGTTGCTACACCCGGGCGCCTTGTGGACATGATTGAAAGAGGAAAGATTTCTCTTGAGGCAATTAAGTACCTGATAATGGACGAGGCTGACAGAATGCTGGATATGGGGTTTGAGCCTCAGATAAGGAAGATTGTTGACGGGATGGGTATGCCACGAAAGTCTGTGAGACAAACTATGCTCTTTAGTGCAACCTTCCCACCGGAAATACAG AGACTGGCTTCAGACTTTTTGTCAAAGTACATATTTATCACTGTTGGGAGGGTGGGTTCAAGTACTGATCTAATTACGCAGCAAGTTGAGTTCGTCACTCACGACGAGAAAAGAACCTACCTGATAGATCTCTTACAGAAACAATCTTTCTCTTCATCTGATGGCAAG CCTCAGCAGCCTCTAACACTGGTTTTCGTGGAGACAAAACGAGAAGCTGATTCATTGAGGTATTGGCTATACAACAAAGGTTTCCCTGCCACAGCGATCCATGGTGATAGAACGCAAGAG GAGAGGGAAAGCGCACTGAGATCCTTCAAGTCTGGCTTGACCCCTATCATGGTCGCCACTGATGTTGTTGCGCGAGGCCTGGATGTCCCAAATGTTGCTCATGTCATCAACTATGATCTTCCGAAGAGCATAGAGGATTATGTCCACAGGATTGGAAGAACTGGTAGAGCTGGAAATGCTGGGAGCGCCACCGCCTTCTTCACTGAATCCAACCACCCCATAGCGAAGGGATTACTAGAACTGATGACTGAGGCAAAACAGAATGTTCCTACCTGGCTAGAGGACTACGCAGGCAAGCCATGCTATGGAGGGTCAAGCTTCGGTGGAAGAGGCCGAAGGTCCAATggcgatggtggcagcagctttggTGGCAGAGATTATCGCGGTGGTGGTGACTActctggtggcggtggcaggagctactctggtggtggtggtgaccgcTATtccggtggcggcggtggtgacCGCTATtccggtggcggcggtggtgacCGCTATTCCGGTGGTGGTGGCCGTGACCGCTActctggtggcggtggcggtgatcGCTTttccggtggcggtggcggtggtcgtGACCGATActctggtggcggtggcggtgatcGCTAttccggtggcggtggtggtgaccGCTACtccggttgtggtggtggtgaccGCTATTCCGGTGGTGGCGATCGCTActccggtggcggtggtggtgaccGCTACtctgggggtggtggtggtgatcgctactccggtggcggtggcggtggcagtgGCAGCtactctggtggtggtgatcgcTACtcgggtggcggtggcggtgacaGCAACTCTGGTGGTGGCAAAAGCTActctggtggtggcggtggtggtggtggtagtggcagATACTCCAGTGGCGGAGGCTCCTCCAGGGCAAGCGACCCACCTCCGCGCTACTACCCCTCCCACCCCATGGGCACGTCAAACATCAGCGCCTCTGGCTGGGAGTAG